In Rosa chinensis cultivar Old Blush chromosome 1, RchiOBHm-V2, whole genome shotgun sequence, a genomic segment contains:
- the LOC112193051 gene encoding carotenoid 9,10(9',10')-cleavage dioxygenase 1, translating into MAEVVEKRHDDDVKEKLKSNGIVVPNPKPSKGVTSTLVDTVEKLIVKLMYDSSQPHHYLAGNFAPVIEETPPTKDLHVIGHLPDCLNGEFVRVGPNPKFAPVAGYHWFDGDGMIHGMRIKDGKATYVSRYVKTSRLKQEEYFGGAKFMKVGDLKGLFGLLMVYMQQLRAKLKVLDLSYGHGTGNTALVYHHGKLLALSEGDKPYVLKVLEDGDLQTVGLLDYDKRLKHSFTAHPKVDPFTGEMFTFGYSHDPPYVTYRVISKDGFMHDPIPITVPAPVMMHDFAITENYAIFMDLPLYFRPKEMVKEGKLIFSFDETKKARFGVLPRYAKDDLLIRWFELPNCFIFHNANAWEEEDEVVLMTCRLENPDLDMVNGPIKKKLDNFKNELYEMRFNLKTGLATQKKLSESAVDFPRVNESYTGRKQRYVYGTTLDSIAMVTGIVKFDLHAAPEIGKTKIEVGGNVQGLYDLGPGRFGSEAIFVPRVPGITSEEDDGYLIFFVHDENTGKSAIHVLDAKTMSSDPVAIVELPHRVPYGFHAFFVTEEQLQEQAKF; encoded by the exons ATGGCGGAGGTGGTCGAGAAACGTCACGATGATGATGTGAAGGAGAAGCTGAAGAGCAACGGCATAGTGGTGCCGAATCCGAAGCCGAGCAAGGGCGTCACCTCCACACTGGTGGACACGGTTGAGAAGCTCATTGTCAAGTTGATGTACGACAGTTCTCAGCCTCACCACTATCTCGCCGGAAACTTTGCTCCGGTTATTGAGGAAACGCCTCCCACCAAGGACCTCCATGTCATCGGGCATCTTCCT GATTGCTTGAATGGAGAGTTTGTAAGGGTTGGCCCCAACCCCAAGTTTGCTCCAGTTGCTGGATATCACTG GTTTGATGGAGATGG TATGATTCATGGTATGCGCATCAAGGATGGGAAAGCAACATATGTTTCCCGCTATGTAAAGACATCACGTCTTAAGCAAGAAGAGTACTTTGGAGGTGCCAAATTTATGAAG GTCGGAGACCTTAAGGGGCTTTTTGGTTTACTCATGGTTTACATGCAGCAGCTGAGGGCTAAACTGAAAGTATTAGATCTTTCATATGGACATGGGACAG GTAACACAGCTCTCGTATATCACCATGGGAAACTTCTAGCTCTTTCAGAGGGAGACAAACCTT ATGTTCTCAAAGTTCTGGAAGATGGAGATCTGCAAACAGTTGGCTTGTTGGATTATGACAAGAGATTGAAGCATTCCTTCACTGCTCATCCAAAGGTTGACCCTTTCACTG GGGAGATGTTTACATTTGGCTATTCGCATGATCCACCATACGTCACATACAGAGTAATTTCAAAGGATGGTTTCATGCATGATCCTATACCTATAACAGTACCAGCTCCTGTCATGATGCATGATTTTGCCATTACTGAGAACTATGCAATTTTCATGGATCTTCCCTTGTATTTCAGACCAAAG GAAATGGTTAAGGAAGGCAAGCTGATATTCTCATTTGATGAAACAAAAAAAGCTCGCTTTGGTGTCCTTCCACGATATGCAAAGGATGATTTGCTAATCAGATGGTTTGAGCTTCCAAATTGCTTCATTTTCCATAATG CTAATGCTTGGGAGGAAGAGGACGAAGTTGTTTTAATGACATGCCGCCTTGAGAATCCAGATTTAGACATGGTCAATGGACCGATCAAGAAAAAGCTTGACAACTTCAAAAATGAGCT GTATGAGATGAGATTCAACTTAAAAACCGGTTTAGCAACACAGAAGAAATTATCAGAATCAGCTGTAGATTTTCCTAGGGTGAATGAGAGCTACACTGGAAG GAAGCAACGCTATGTCTATGGAACCACACTGGATAGCATTGCGATGGTGACAGGGATAGTCAAGTTTGATCTGCATGCTGCACCTGAGATTGGAAAAACGAAAATTGAGGTTGGAGGAAATGTCCAAGGCCTTTATGACCTGGGACCGGGTAGATTTGGTTCTGAGGCTATTTTTGTCCCCCGTGTTCCTGGTATTACttcagaagaagatgatggctACTTGATATTCTTTGTACATGATGAGAATACTGG AAAATCAGCAATTCATGTATTAGATGCAAAAACAATGTCCAGTGATCCTGTTGCAATTGTTGAGTTGCCCCACAGGGTTCCATATGGGTTCCATGCCTTCTTTGTGACAGAG GAGCAATTGCAAGAACAAGCAAAGTTCTAA
- the LOC112180006 gene encoding polygalacturonase yields the protein MQYSSSQIHFLSLFLLLIIVPSYFSFPLGHNHNPEEPPVLDHHQKTYTGHNFLRPYPTILRTSRRELITASASSKVVFNVHDFGAQANGGDDTKAFRNAWKKACSNSEGKTVELVVPKNRNYHIKPITFSGPCKSQVTFKIYGTIKASPFLLDYERDSSHWIMFENLQNFKVEGAGTGIINGNGRKWWENSCKVNESLPCTSAPTAVTFYQCNNLDVANLRFQNAQRMHLTFQKCALVKVLNLIITAPGNSPNTDGIHVTETQDIRINSCRIRTGDDCISIVSGSRNVQASDITCGPGHGISIGSLGAENSEAQVSDVVVSRANLIGTTNGLRIKTWQGGSGYAKNIRFENVLMHNVTNPIIIDQHYCDQEKPCQDQASAVKVSGVVYQNVKGTSASKVAVNFDCSERFGCQEILVQDVNIVPLNDEGITTASCQNVGLRDRGIVSPKCSSQK from the exons ATGCAATATTCTTCATCTCAAATCCATTTTCTGTCACTATTCCTCCTTCTCATCATTGTACCTTCATATTTTTCCTTCCCTCTTGGCCATAACCATAACCCAGAGGAGCCACCTGTACTTGATCATCATCAAAAAACCTATACTGGTCATAATTTTTTGAGACCCTACCCTACAATATTAAGGACAAGCAGGAGGGAGCTTATTACAGCCAGTGCTTCATCCAAGGTTGTTTTTAATGTGCATGATTTTGGAGCTCAAGCAAATGGAGGAGATGATACCAAG gCATTTAGGAACGCATGGAAGAAGGCATGCTCAAATTCTGAAGGAAAAACTGTTGAGCTCGTGGTCCCTAAGAACAGAAACTATCACATCAAACCAATTACATTCTCTGGTCCTTGCAAATCTCAGGTCACCTTTAAG ATTTATGGAACGATCAAAGCATCACCATTTCTATTGGATTACGAAAGGGACAGTAGCCATTGGATTATGTTCGAGAATTTGCAGAACTTTAAAGTTGAAGGTGCTGGCACTGGCATCATCAATGGAAATGGAAGGAAATGGTGGGAGAATTCTTGCAAAGTTAACGAGTCCCTt CCTTGCACGAGCGCACCAACT GCTGTGACTTTCTATCAGTGCAATAATTTGGACGTAGCAAATCTGAGGTTCCAGAATGCACAGAGAATGCATCTGACGTTTCAGAAATGTGCGCTTGTAAAAGTTTTGAATCTCATTATAACAGCACCAGGGAACAGTCCTAACACCGATGGAATCCATGTCACTGAAACACAAGATATTCGCATAAACAGCTGCCGCATTAGGACAG GTGACGACTGTATTTCGATAGTAAGTGGGTCAAGGAATGTTCAAGCTAGCGATATAACCTGCGGACCAGGTCATGGAATCAG TATTGGAAGCTTAGGAGCTGAAAATTCAGAAGCTCAGGTTTCCGATGTGGTAGTAAGTAGAGCGAACCTTATAGGCACCACTAATGGATTAAGAATCAAGACTTGGCAAGGAGGTTCTGGTTATGCAAAAAACATCAGATTCGAAAATGTTCTAATGCACAATGTCACCAATCCCATAATCATAGATCAACATTACTGTGATCAGGAAAAACCATGCCAAGATCAG GCTTCAGCTGTAAAAGTAAGCGGAGTGGTATACCAAAATGTGAAAGGCACAAGTGCTTCTAAAGTGGCGGTAAATTTCGATTGCAGTGAGCGCTTCGGATGTCAAGAGATTTTGGTGCAAGACGTGAACATAGTACCTCTAAACGATGAAGGAATTACGACAGCTTCTTGTCAGAATGTTGGATTACGCGATAGAGGGATAGTTTCACCAAAATGCTCTTCCCAAAAGTAG